The genomic stretch AAAGTTAATAATGTAGAATTTCAcgttattatttataatatattatcCACATCTAAATGGTCGGacttataataaaaaaaaagcttaaataaataaatacaataataatttaCATTCACCTCGTTACCACACTATTTACTCCAAATACAAATGCGTTTCCTTTGTACAGATGACGTCGTCTCCCGAACACATGCTCCAAACgtttctgaatgtttttttttttccaattgtCATCATTTCAATTAGATATTTGACAATGAAAAACGTCccataaatatacatatatcgTGTTTTATGAACAAAGATTGCATTCGGCTGTTTTGCATAGCTCCATTGACTTTTATTGCTAAAAGACTCAATCTGTGAACTCCAATCACGCCTCAGCAAATATTCCCTGATGAAGTTAAACGTCTTTAAATTCTTCTTGCTTGTTGTTTCATTTTAgctgattgttttatttttgtacaaatatTGAATGTCGTTTAAATGTTGTGatcccaataaaaaaaaaaaatgtttttccactgcACCATCGTTTTGCAATACTACTCCAAACAATCTGAGAAAACTCAGCACTTGTAactaattattttatatttgtggtTTTCCAAACAAATATGTGGCAGCGAGCCTGAATCTGATCTCTGTGAAACCAATCAGAAGATCCATCTTGAATCCATCTCGTGTTTTTCCAAATTAAAAGCACTGGAGCAAGTCTTGAGGTCAAGTAAAACCACCATATCTCATTTACACGCGATTGgcatgtttctttttaaaagaaaatcaaaacaaaatgattttgagTGGGATGTGAGCATGTTCGCAGTGCCTCAGCGAGTCCCTTTCGTTCTGCTCTGGACATTTGCAGAGGGGAATTGAATCTCTTCTGAAAGTTGAACGTTGAACAGCTGATTGATTAATTGTGGAAAGAGCCATTTATTTCCCCTTGTGATTGGAAGGACTGGCTGCGGACGTGCAGATCGTACGGGAAACGGGCCTCTGGGGAGACTCTGTACATGGAGTTGTGCGCAAGAGCCGTGCGCCCGGACGCACTGCAGTAGCGCATGCCATAATGGCTGCTTTTGCCGTAGTCTGGCGGATCTTCGTGTTTTCGGGAAAAGATCCCGTTAAAGTTCATCGGAGGGCTCAATTGGCCGTCGAAATGTGAGCTCCCGCTGTCTGGGGACGGGTTCTCGTAGTAGGGCTCGTACACGCCGCTGTAGCCGTAGTGTCTGAACGGTTTGGAGCCGGTGTCCGCGCCGCTGCCGCTGTGACCGGGCGGGGTGTTCATGTCTGAGCCGGGGTACGAATACATGGCATCGTATGGCGCCCTGCCAGAGAACATGACCTCCCCGTTGTGGTCTGTGAGGAAATTTCTGGCGTTCAGCTGCAAGCAACCGGCCACCAAATTGGTTGTGGGCTGAGATAATCCTTTGCACAAAGTCTGGACGAAATTGAGCAGATCCGGTCTCTTCCCCGCGCTCAGAGTCTCCGAAAGGGCCCAGATGTAGTTCTTAGCCAGCCTCAGGGTCTCGATCTTGGATAGTTTTTGCGTTTTGGAGTAGCACGGCACAACTTTGCGAAGGCTCTCGAGCGCGGCGTTCAAGCCGTGCATCCGGTTGCGCTCTCGGGTGTTGGCTTCATGGCGCCGGACCCTGGACCTGTCCATCCGCTCCTTGCCGTGCTTCTTTTTCCGGGGGCCTCGCTTTTTAGGAAGCCCGTCCTCATCTTGAtcgtcctccctctcttcctcgtCTCTGTCAGACGTGTCGTCCTCGACGTCCCTCATGTCTGAGTTGGACCTTTCCGGGTCGTGCGCTCGCTCCTGCTCCAGGCTCTCGGGCATGCTGTCGCGGGGATAATTGGCACCAAATCGCGGCTCACACATCATATGAGATTCCTCAAATGGCAGTGTCAACATATTTCCTATGCAaaaatgagagaggaagaggaaacaaatGTAAAGTCGAACACGCACGCAGGTCACGCAGCTTGTGCACCTCCGCGAAAAAACGCTCAACTTTACTGgaagtaaaaatgtaaaaaaaaaaaatgttttccactAAAGAACAATGTGAATACGCATTTTCATCAATAAACCTAATCAATTAAAGCCACTAAATTCACATCGTTTTAACAACATACCTCAGGTCAGTGCGCGCCGAGCGTGTCCCCAAATCTCTCTCATCTGAATCCGCAGCTTCTTCTCATGCAATTAGTGGAACATTATTTTAGCCTTACTATCCCTTTTTCTACTGCGCTCTGctcttttcctcttctctgttctcctcaccctctctctccctctctctacgAGGAATGACACTCATGCCAACAGCGGGTACCCATGCCATCTGCCGCTGACGTCTTGTGGCAGCCGAGACCACGTGCTCAGTGTCCCACGGGATCGCGATTCCTTACCGATCATCTGGCGTCTCCTGTAATGGGCACCGGGAGGCCCGCGTTTACCGTCAAGAACACAGAGCGGAGAGGGATAACAACTAATATCTGCATCTCCTCGTGTAAGGAAGATGAATTCATGTCTTTTTgtgaggggaagaaaaaaaaaaacgagggaTGCGAGTCTGCGGGCATCCTCaacaggtgagacaggaagattGGCTCCATATTATAACAAATTAATTCAGGAACATTTAGATGAGATTGGGAAAGATTTACAGAAGATGCGAAAGACACGAATAAAGGCATCGCCCATGAAGTTGGGGACACAATCTTCATTTGCTGACATCTTTGAGCCTTTAGACTCACCAGGTCCTGTTTAAACTTTAACTTCGTCAGTGCGTCGTCGGACCAGAAAACTGATTTATTCTCCAACAGAAAGGACAACACGTGAATGCTTATTGATTTAGATGCTGACAAGCAATCATTTTGGTTATTTAATTTAGAAAAATAAGGTCAGAAGAAAGCATATTTTTACAGTCATCATTACACATGCGCATATAATGCAGTAGTACTACTGCTGTTTGGATTGAAAGACTAAAACCATACATATACAGTCTCAACAATCAACTATTgatatttttatattgattattgtgcaattattttcttaaaataatCGATGGAACAAAAAGGAGtcaaacaatttaaaataaatgacatcatcacgtaTATCAGCAGCATCCCAAAGCCGTCTTCAGTGTaaaatccagatccagaaaATGTTCTTAAAACTGAATTGTGCAAAAATTGTAACTTTACAAATGTTCTGTTGGGTATAGATACAAACTAATCTCAATTAATTAGTAACCAGTTATATAAAACATGTTAAGAAATTCCAGTATGGTGTGAGAATAACGGGGTGGGCGTGCACATAGTTGGTACCACAGGACCGTAGACTTTAAGTACACCCCATGGAAAAGGCCTGGTGGCACGCAGCCAACTCCACACTGGGGCACAGCTGGCATTCGATATGGGTATATGCACTCCTCAGTTatgtggaacacacacacaagtacacacacacaaaagaatgaCCTTGTTGCAAAGGCAATCAATGAAATCGATTTATCAATCTATATATGGACATCACCATCGATCGGGCCACTGTGTTGATGACCTATAGGTGTGAGCccagcatgaacacacacaggtgagcgtTCATCCCCAAAgcctaaagtgtgtgtgtgagagacattcattgtgtattgtgtttcTAAGTAaaaatgagaacacacacacacgagcgtGCGCACGCGCAGAAATAAGATGAAGAATAAAATAGTCACTTCATCACTGACGTCCCCCCAAAAATGCCTCAGCTGGTCTGCTGAGCGTTCTggtccagcacacacacacgcacacacacacacacgatgagtCAAACTCCCCTTCTCAGACTAATCAGTTGACTGCACTAATTGCAAATGCAAATATGCAaatttatattaattaattactccACTAATTAGTTCTCTTGTCTTTTCAGGTAATAAATCATGGTGTGgttgagagagaaagaaagagggagaggaagagacgtGGCGTGTGATCTTTGTCTGCTGGAAATCCATGTTTCGGGTCTGAATCCGATGCGGTGATGATTTTTCTCCACCGAGACcctttaacatttttgtttttcacaccgATACAAACCTATTAATTATTTCAACTGGTATTTTATTTGTCCTCTTTGTGGGTGAAAGCGTTTTAATTTGAAAGGTACGACTAATAGCAGAGGTTGGTAAATCAGTGGCGTCTTGCTGACAGTTCTTGCCTGTCAGCTCTTTTAATTATCACATTATCGGTTTTTATAGACATGGTGTGTGCATCGTGCGGAGCTGCAAATGAAGGCGCATCCGATCGCATGCTGAGCTGCAAACGTTTCTCAATTGATGTCAGTAGTTAAAAGGAGTTTGTGTCTGATGGGTGACGAGTGCAGGTGAAGTGGGTGAGGATGTATTCATGCTGTGGTAACAGGATTTTGACCTGGTCACAGTCTCAGTGTCTGCAGgtcattaattttattttggttaagggacacgtcttttttttttctttttaaatcatgaCAGTGAACTTATATTTGCACTGTTTGTGTCAGAATAATATTTCCAAATAgccaatgcttaaaaaaaagataaataatgcCATGAAGCAGTTTTgcaagagtttttatttttataaaacctTTTAATGGTATAATACTGTTGAAGAAATAGATTTAATAAAATGGTTGCAATTTCGTAAAAATGTTGTTCCTCTTGTTTTCAGTGAATGAAGCTTTGTATTTATCGATCAAGAACAATGTTCTCATTCAGCT from Brachionichthys hirsutus isolate HB-005 unplaced genomic scaffold, CSIRO-AGI_Bhir_v1 contig_274, whole genome shotgun sequence encodes the following:
- the LOC137915386 gene encoding neurogenic differentiation factor 6-B-like — protein: MLTLPFEESHMMCEPRFGANYPRDSMPESLEQERAHDPERSNSDMRDVEDDTSDRDEEEREDDQDEDGLPKKRGPRKKKHGKERMDRSRVRRHEANTRERNRMHGLNAALESLRKVVPCYSKTQKLSKIETLRLAKNYIWALSETLSAGKRPDLLNFVQTLCKGLSQPTTNLVAGCLQLNARNFLTDHNGEVMFSGRAPYDAMYSYPGSDMNTPPGHSGSGADTGSKPFRHYGYSGVYEPYYENPSPDSGSSHFDGQLSPPMNFNGIFSRKHEDPPDYGKSSHYGMRYCSASGRTALAHNSMYRVSPEARFPYDLHVRSQSFQSQGEINGSFHN